Proteins co-encoded in one Deinococcus radiopugnans ATCC 19172 genomic window:
- a CDS encoding 1,4-dihydroxy-6-naphthoate synthase encodes MSTLPDTLHLGYSFCPNDTFIFHALHAGLVPAPLPVQEVLEDVQTLNDWATLGRLPITKISYRAYFGVMDRYVALRAGGALGRGVGPLIVTRGEIGNLNGKTVASPGALTTAELLLRLVYPEVKVMRMRYDEVMPAVERGEVDAGLIIHESRFTYPQHGLSKHLDLGAWWEGETGLPLPLGAILVRRDLAPDMQWALNVSVRSSLEYAYAHPEASRAYIRQHALEMADEVMQAHIDLYVNAFSLDVGEEGTRAVQELHRRAVDVGAVAGSGLPLFVEKP; translated from the coding sequence ATGAGCACTCTCCCCGACACCCTGCACCTGGGCTATTCCTTCTGCCCCAACGACACCTTTATCTTCCACGCGCTGCACGCCGGGCTGGTGCCCGCGCCGCTGCCGGTGCAGGAGGTGCTGGAGGACGTGCAGACCCTCAACGACTGGGCCACGCTGGGCCGCCTGCCCATAACCAAGATCAGTTACCGCGCGTACTTCGGCGTCATGGACCGCTACGTGGCCCTGCGCGCGGGTGGGGCACTGGGGCGCGGCGTGGGGCCGCTGATCGTGACGCGCGGCGAGATCGGGAATCTGAACGGCAAGACGGTGGCCTCGCCCGGCGCGCTGACCACCGCCGAGCTGCTGCTGCGTCTGGTCTACCCCGAAGTGAAGGTGATGCGGATGCGCTACGATGAGGTGATGCCCGCCGTGGAGCGCGGAGAGGTAGACGCGGGCCTGATCATCCACGAGTCGCGCTTCACCTACCCGCAGCACGGCCTGAGCAAGCATCTGGATCTGGGCGCGTGGTGGGAGGGCGAGACCGGCCTGCCCCTGCCGCTGGGCGCGATTCTGGTGCGCCGCGATCTGGCCCCCGACATGCAGTGGGCGCTCAACGTTTCGGTTCGCTCAAGCCTGGAGTACGCCTACGCCCACCCCGAAGCCTCGCGCGCCTACATCCGGCAGCACGCGCTGGAGATGGCCGACGAGGTCATGCAGGCGCACATTGACCTGTACGTGAACGCCTTCAGCCTGGACGTGGGCGAGGAAGGCACGCGGGCCGTGCAGGAATTACACCGCCGGGCCGTGGACGTGGGCGCTGTGGCGGGGTCGGGCCTGCCGCTGTTCGTGGAAAAACCGTAA
- a CDS encoding DUF6174 domain-containing protein — MKRLALLTALACIACAEAGGADGGILVGPGAQACAPGYMPPDFDRLDSELQTARLRWKLANLQHYRYDFARIAAPLRFPDVTVSVKGGKLQGVTFKNPAEANAPAPLNTGPMEALFLEVTRALAYQKAQPCADLRVTYDAKDGHPTTFYSGSGFSPFADGNAEWRVTNFSARP, encoded by the coding sequence ATGAAACGGCTTGCCCTGTTGACGGCCCTGGCCTGCATCGCCTGTGCGGAAGCGGGGGGTGCGGACGGCGGCATTCTCGTCGGCCCCGGCGCCCAGGCCTGCGCCCCGGGGTACATGCCGCCTGATTTTGACCGTCTGGACAGCGAGTTGCAGACGGCCCGCCTGCGCTGGAAGCTGGCGAACCTCCAGCATTATCGCTACGACTTTGCCCGTATTGCCGCGCCCCTGCGCTTCCCCGACGTGACGGTCAGCGTGAAGGGCGGCAAACTTCAGGGCGTGACCTTCAAGAATCCGGCGGAGGCCAATGCCCCAGCGCCCCTGAACACTGGCCCGATGGAGGCGCTGTTTCTGGAGGTCACCCGCGCCCTCGCGTACCAGAAGGCCCAGCCCTGCGCCGATCTGCGCGTCACCTATGACGCGAAAGACGGCCACCCCACCACCTTTTACAGCGGCTCGGGGTTCAGCCCGTTTGCCGATGGCAACGCCGAATGGCGCGTCACCAACTTCAGCGCACGTCCCTGA
- a CDS encoding PQQ-dependent sugar dehydrogenase, whose protein sequence is MRRLFLTALTAALTVSAAGAQGVPAPRPIPPGEPPATVTATRNEPTPLEFTADKLSRLKVPAGFELKVMATGLGNARSLLVMSDGGIYLTRMKQSDLWYLKDVNGDGQIEALERKRVAQNLGTAHAMAVKDGKMYVAGEKNIWVMDMAKDGTMSVPRVFATGFPDAGQHGARGMHWGPDGYLYAAFGSPNNDAPTPNPEDATLLRISPDGKSREVYSRGLRHTIGFGWHPVTGVLYGWDQGSDWHGDNIPPEEMNVLERGKNYGWPFCYGDKQPDPYVNVSGIPGQITKAEYCAGTVGSVLNNTAHAAAIDMTFYTASQFPAEYKNSAFVAFRGSWNRSEPSGYYIGHVAFDANNQPTGVTPFVSGFVYQDGDVWKQFGRVAGVAQYTDGSLLFTDDQSGVLYRVLYTGGQ, encoded by the coding sequence ATGAGACGACTTTTTCTGACCGCCCTGACGGCGGCCCTGACCGTGTCCGCTGCCGGCGCACAGGGCGTGCCCGCGCCGCGCCCCATTCCCCCAGGCGAGCCACCCGCCACCGTGACCGCCACCCGCAACGAGCCGACGCCGCTGGAATTCACGGCGGACAAGCTGAGCCGCCTGAAAGTCCCGGCGGGTTTTGAGCTGAAGGTGATGGCGACGGGCCTGGGCAACGCCCGCAGCCTGCTGGTGATGAGTGATGGCGGCATCTACCTGACCCGCATGAAGCAGAGTGACCTGTGGTACCTCAAGGACGTCAACGGCGACGGCCAGATCGAGGCCTTGGAGCGCAAGCGGGTGGCCCAGAACCTGGGCACAGCGCACGCGATGGCCGTGAAAGACGGCAAGATGTACGTCGCAGGCGAGAAGAACATCTGGGTGATGGACATGGCGAAAGACGGCACCATGAGCGTGCCGCGCGTGTTCGCCACCGGCTTCCCCGACGCCGGTCAGCACGGCGCACGCGGCATGCACTGGGGGCCGGACGGGTACCTGTACGCCGCTTTCGGCAGCCCCAACAACGACGCGCCCACGCCCAACCCCGAGGACGCCACCCTGCTGCGAATCAGCCCGGACGGCAAGAGCCGCGAGGTCTACTCGCGCGGGCTGCGCCACACCATCGGCTTCGGCTGGCATCCGGTGACCGGGGTTCTCTACGGCTGGGATCAGGGCAGCGACTGGCACGGCGACAACATCCCTCCCGAGGAAATGAACGTGCTGGAACGCGGCAAGAACTACGGCTGGCCCTTCTGCTACGGCGACAAGCAGCCTGACCCCTACGTGAACGTGTCGGGCATTCCGGGGCAGATCACCAAGGCCGAGTACTGCGCCGGGACGGTGGGCAGCGTGCTGAACAACACCGCGCACGCGGCGGCCATCGACATGACCTTCTACACCGCTTCCCAGTTTCCCGCCGAATATAAAAACAGCGCCTTCGTGGCCTTCCGGGGCTCGTGGAACCGCTCCGAACCCAGCGGCTACTACATCGGGCACGTGGCCTTCGACGCGAACAACCAGCCGACGGGGGTGACGCCGTTCGTGAGCGGCTTCGTATACCAGGACGGCGACGTGTGGAAGCAGTTCGGACGGGTGGCGGGCGTCGCGCAATACACCGACGGCAGCCTGCTGTTCACCGACGATCAGAGCGGCGTGCTGTACCGCGTGCTTTACACCGGAGGCCAGTGA